From a single Pelmatolapia mariae isolate MD_Pm_ZW linkage group LG20, Pm_UMD_F_2, whole genome shotgun sequence genomic region:
- the tmem82 gene encoding transmembrane protein 82, which yields MLSFITWLLPTSYLLPGWLTLDINPLESLLQGLVGACGISVLCSLLRVHLFLEESWSEKNGEDTSTQKTSGHPIRTKPGLTGLLQFLFVTGILCVVGSRVASLVVLEFCLRAVSGLVTAGPESGKFLQQLLVQSQFSLGCALTCSLHFLHEGAAQRWLCLLLAAALSWFLARQATNLLHHVIALYKLHSSQGYCGICISLLTSGSSLLPMLCRTIIITFSVAVLAAVSTINQHFLSATEALRFWTPLTICYTLLVVYMQEEQHRLPSSQAVLNAVVVRLGGLMVLMLTVGRWADVFHILICFLGEASCLLPTKDLLDAASSQDEEDYTEYRRRERQQKPRAFKKEHQR from the exons ATGTTATCTTTCATCACATGGCTTCTTCCAACTTCCTACCTCTTACCAGGGTGGCTGACTCTAGATATAAATCCACTGGAAAGTTTACTCCAAG GGCTGGTAGGTGCATGTGGGATCTCTGTGCTGTGCTCCCTGTTGAGAGTGCATTTATTCTTGGAGGAGAG CTGGAGTGAAAAAAATGGTGAAGATACATCAACTCAGAAGACATCTGGTCATCCGATACGGACAAAACCTGGACTTACTGGGCTGCTTCAGTTTCTCTTTGTAACTGGGATACTGTGTGTAGTGGGCTCCCGCGTGGCCTCACTAGTGGTACTAGAATTCTGTCTTCGAGCTGTCTCTGGATTGGTTACAGCTGGACCA gAGTCGGGGAAatttctgcagcagctgttAGTTCAAAGCCAGTTCTCTCTGGGTTGCGCCCTAACCTGCAGTTTGCACTTTCTACACGAGGGGGCGGCCCAGCGCTGGCTATGCTTGCTCCTGGCAGCAGCACTCAGCTGGTTTCTGGCTAGGCAGGCCACAAACCTGCTGCACCATGTCATAGCTCTGTATAAACTCCACAGCTCACAGGGCTACTGCGGCATTTGCATCAGCCTCCTCACATCGGGCAGCTCCCTGCTGCCCATGCTGTGCAGGACCATCATCATTACCTTCTCTGTGGCTGTGCTGGCTGCTGTTTCAACCATCAACCAACATTTCCTCTCTGCAACAGAAGCCCTTAGGTTTTGGACACCACTTACTATCTGCTATACGCTGTTGGTGGTGTACATGCAGG AAGAGCAACACCGTCTGCCTAGCAGCCAGGCCGTCCTCAACGCAGTGGTGGTGCGTCTCGGGGGTTTGATGGTCCTGATGCTGACTGTTGGACGCTGGGCAGACGTGTTCCACATCCTAATATGTTTCCTCGGAGAGGCTAGCTGTCTACTCCCCACCAAGGATCTGCTGGATGCAGCATCCTCACAG GATGAAGAAGATTATACAGAGTACAGAAGGAGGGAGCGTCAGCAAAAACCACGAGCCTTCAAGAAGGAGCATCAGAGATAG